The Xylanibacillus composti genome segment TCGGAGAGAACGCTGAATCGACGGCAGGACGAGCGCAATGATGACGATGACTGCTGTAATCAGCTTCAGGTCAGACGATTCCAGCCATTCTACACGCAGCGCCAGCGCTACGACGATCCGATAGACGATGGAGCCGAGCACGACAGCGATCGTGGCGCGGATCACTGTCTTCGCCCCGAAGATCGCCTCGCCGATAATCACTGAAGCCAGTCCGATTACAATCATGCCGATTCCCATCGAGATGTCCGCAAAGCCGGACTGCTGGGCAATCAGCGCGCCGGAAACAGCCACAAGGCCGTTCGAGAGGCTGACACCGAGAATGGTCGTATTGTCCGTGTTGGCGCCAAAGCTGCGGATCATCCGGGCGTTGTCGCCCGTCGCCCGAACGGCTAGTCCCATATCGGTATGCAGAAAAGCGTCAATCAGAAACTTGATAAGCAGGATAAAGAGCACCAGAATAATAATGAGCGACAAGCGGGAAACATCGGGGAAGACAGTTTCCGATCCGTGTACGGAAATATTCGGCCTGCCCATGATCCGCATATTGATAGAGTGCAGGGCGATCATCATCAAGATACCGGACAAGAGTCCGTTAATCTTTCCTTTCGTATGCAGCAGGCCTGTGACAGCCCCGGCTGCGAGACCCCCGGCAAATGCGGCGACCATGGCAAGCCATGGCGAATAATCGGCCGCAATCATGACTGCAGCGATCGCTCCGCCTGTTGCAAAGCTGCCGTCTACGGTCAGATCGGGGAAATTCAAAATACGGAAGGTGATATAAACCCCGAGCGCCATCAGCGCGTACAACAGGCCAAGTTCCACCGCTCCCATTAATGAACCAATCATGATTTTGCCTCCTTCGACAAGAAAGGGAGTGGAAGAAAGGGCACATCCACTCCCTAATTGAATAAAGCTTTATTCGATAATGTTGTTTTCTGGATCTTGTACGTAGCCTTTCATTTCATCGGTTACTTCCAGCCCTTGCTCAGCAGCAGCGGACAGGTTCATGATAAAGTCCAGCTTGCTCGGCTTCGTAACTGGCAAATCTCCGATATTGGCTCCGTTCTTCAGCACCTCGACGGCCATTTCGCCAGCTTCGTATCCGTGGTCGTAGTACTTGAAGCCGACAGTTGCGAATGCGCCAGCTTCGACTGTATCACGATCGCTGGAGAAGAAAGGAATGTCGTTGTCGTTAGCTACCTGCACGATGCTGGCAACGGCGCTGACTACACTGTTGTCAAGCGTAAT includes the following:
- a CDS encoding ABC transporter permease, whose amino-acid sequence is MIGSLMGAVELGLLYALMALGVYITFRILNFPDLTVDGSFATGGAIAAVMIAADYSPWLAMVAAFAGGLAAGAVTGLLHTKGKINGLLSGILMMIALHSINMRIMGRPNISVHGSETVFPDVSRLSLIIILVLFILLIKFLIDAFLHTDMGLAVRATGDNARMIRSFGANTDNTTILGVSLSNGLVAVSGALIAQQSGFADISMGIGMIVIGLASVIIGEAIFGAKTVIRATIAVVLGSIVYRIVVALALRVEWLESSDLKLITAVIVIIALVLPSIQRSLRQKSYARKRAADLLTAQNPNGGGR